TCCACACGCCCGAGCGTCGCAAGGCGTGGCTCGCCTGCCCCGACCACCTCGAGTCCCTGCGGTCGTTCCTGGGGTCCCGCGGTTTCATCCGCGACGTCGTGGAGCACGAGAAGGGCGCCGACCACACCGTCTGAGCGCCCTCGGGTGCTTCGCCTCGACCTGCTTCGTCCGCCGAGCCGGCGTATCAATACGCCGGTTCGACCCGCGCTGAGGTCGGTCGGGTGCGGCTCAGCCGCCGATGGCCGACATCGGCCGGGTGGGTTGGAGGAACGTCTCGTCGTCGATGCCGTGACCGGCGGCCTTGCCGCGCATGGCCACGACCCAGCGGTCGGCGAGCTCCTCGTCGGTGGCGCCCGCGCGCATGGCGGTGCGCAGATCGGACTCCTCCCGGGCGAACAGGCAGTTGCGCAC
This genomic window from Nocardioides marinus contains:
- a CDS encoding acetone carboxylase — encoded protein: MGALDEPDLCSGKGCRAAATHALLWNNPKIHTPERRKAWLACPDHLESLRSFLGSRGFIRDVVEHEKGADHTV